Genomic DNA from Alicyclobacillus fastidiosus:
CCAGTCCTACGCATTACTTGCAACTCACTTCTTGCCACCTGGTTTAATCGGGCTTGTATTGGCTGGAATGTTTAGCCATACGATGGCTATGACAACGTCTGATGCAAATGCCATTTCATCCGTTTTCACCCGCGACATTCTCCCGAACCTGCGTGGTAAAGGGAAACCGCTTAGCAGCAAGGGTGGACTCATCGCGGCTCGTACGACAACGCTCGTATTTGTTTTACTAACCATGATTGTCGCTGTTGAACAAAGTTCATTCGGCGGCGTCTTAGGTCTCCTCGTATCCTGGTTCGGTGCTTTGGTGGGTCCAATTTCCATTGCGATGCTCTTTGGTTTACTACCGATTTTCCGAAACAGTGGCTCTGCTGCAGCTATTGTATCCCTTATCGCGGGTATCGTAATGTTTGCCCTCGACAAGTATGCGTTCACCGTGAGCTCGGCTGCCCAACAAGGCTACCCGGTGTTAGTTTCCGCGATTCTGTACATTGCAATTGGCTGGTTTACGCGGAACCGACGTGTGGAAGTAGATCAAATGATGGATGCGCTCAGTCGAGATGTCCAAGTAGACGATTCGTCCACTTCGTTGACACGGTAAGGATTCATTCTAGGTTACGATACGCCCCCAGAATGCTTGCCAATAAGCAGTATTCTGGGGTAGTGGATTTCATGAACAGGGACTGGTCAATATGTCTATGCATCCGGAAAGAACCAGTGCGGAACTGCTTCACTTTTACAAGCGGCACTTGAATGAGGTCCTGCTGCCGTTCTGGCAGGGTGCCGTCGACAGAAATTATGGCGGCGTGTTTACGTGCTTTAACAACATGGGTACGACCTTGGTGAGTCGAGATAAGTATGTATGGTCACAAGGGCGATTTGTATGGTTGTGGTCGAAGATTGCAGACATGTGCCAACGTGGTGTCTTAGATGACGACGCTGGTGCGTATCTCGAGCAAGCGCGCAAGACGGCGGTCTTTTTGAAACGTAGGGCGATTCTCGACAACGGGAACTGTGCGTACCTGCTCATGGAGGAAGGGGATCTGAAAGAGGCGATTCCGGGCCAGGGACACGACATCAGCTTTTTTGTAGACTGCTTTGTGGTCCTTGGGTTTGCGGGATATGCCAAGGCAGCAGGAGACGCAGAAGTTTTGGAATGGGCACTTTCTCTCTGTGATCGCATTTTTACCAGGGTGCGCCTCGGGGGACTCCGCAGTGAACCTTACCCGGTGCCGGAGGGGTTGCGAGCCCATTCCATTCCCATGATTCTGCTGCATGTTGCGCAGGAACTCACCGATGCATTGCAGGCCTTTCACCATGACCGAGCATCGGAGTTCGCAGATTGGACGCGCAGCTTTGCGGAGGAAATACTGGGGACCTTTCTGCAACCCGATGGATCGATCGCGGAAATGATTCCTGTTGCAGCAAACCAATTTTCCGATACCGTGCTCACTCGGCACGTGAACCCGGGCCACACCATTGAATGCATGTGGTTCATACTCCATGCAGCTGGTCAGTTGGATCGTACAGACTGGATTCCTAGCGCGACGAACACCGTCAAGCGGGCGTTTGAGATGGGCTGGGACGCAAAGTGCGGTGGCTTGCTCCGCTTTGTGGATCAGGACGGCGGACCACCGCGGGGGCAGCAAACCGGCGATGCGTATGAACAGCTGATTCTGGACACCTGGGATACGAAGCTGTGGTGGCCGCACTCCGAGGCGCTATATACCACGCTTTTGTCCTATCATCTTACGCAAGATGCCGCGTTTAAACAGTTGTATGAACAGACCCATGATTATGTATTCCAGACGTTCCCTAATCCGGATACAGTGGTTGGAGAGTGGATTCAAATCCGGGACAGACAAGGGCAGCCCGTCGACAAACTGGTTGCTCTACCCGTGAAGGATCCTTATCACATCATTCGCAACGTGCTGCTGACCATCGAATTGCTGCACGTACAGGTGATGGCCTCATGACGGTATTGCGGCTTGGCATTGCGAAGGTCGATATTACTCCAGAGTATCCGATCACGCTAGCTGGTTTCGCCCACCGAAGCGGGACGTTTACGAATGTCGCTCACCCGTTGAACGCAAAGATATTCGCATTTGCGCATGAAGAGCAGACAGTCTTGCTGATCTCTGCAGACCTCATCTGGTGGGGACCGGCCTCGATTGAGAGACTGCAAGCTGAATGCAAGCGTCAGTGGGGGCTCGCCCCGATGCATGTGCTGTTCCATGCGACGCACACGCATTCGGGGCCCCAGGTGAGTGATCAGTTTGTGCCGTCGCTCGGCACGTTTTCAGGTAATTACGTGTCCTGGATGGAGACGCGTGTTCTGCAAGGGGTTGCGAATGCGATGGCCAACATGGAGCCCGTTTCTGTAGAGATGGGAAATGGGGCGTGGTATGAGGGCATCCACCGCAGGAAGATCAAGGATGGGGTATGCATAATGGCACCGAATCCGGACGGGCCGAATGACCCAACGGTGACGGTCGTCCACTTCCGAACGACCAAGGGGCAAACGAAGGGTGTACTTGTGCATGCAACTTGCCATCCGACGACTACCGACGAAAATCGGATTTCATCGGAGTTTCCTGGCGTCGCCATGGAACAGGTGGAAACTCACCTTGGCTCCGGCGTCATCGCCGCGTACCTACAGGGTTTTTGCGGCGATGTACGTCCTGCTTTACGCGAGGGTGACGCCTTTGTTCGAGGCACGGATGGGGATGTGCGCCGAATTGGCGGATCGTTGGCCGCTGAGGTTATTCGCATCCTGGATTCGGGCGAAATCGCGCAAGTGGAGACGGGTGCATTCACGGTGGAGACCCAGAAGGTCGCGCTGCGCGTTCGCGAGATTCCGGAAGCAGAAACCTTGAACCACGCTGCAACCGAGTCCGGTGTCTGCTCGGAGTGGGCGAATCTGCTGATTCAGCATCCAGAGCGGTTGGCACCGACTGTCCAATTGCAGTTCACCCTGGTTCGACTGGCCGACCGACTGGCATTCTTGGCGGCGAACGCAGAGATGGTGGTCGAGTACGGGCTGCAGATCAGGCAGGAATTTCACAACGCTGTACTGCCGTTGGGATATACCAACGGGATGATTGGATATGTGCCTACGGCTCGACAAATCGTAGAGGGTGGGTATGAAGCGTCGGAGTCGTGTGCTTACTTCGGCCTTCCTTCGTCGTTTGACGAACAGATTGAGATAGATATCACGAAGGCTATCGAAGCATTTGAGAGAGGATGACTGTAATGGGTTCGGGATTTAGTGCGGTGATGGAGACAACGGTGGACACATTGCAGGTGCGTGTGTTTGAGAATAGGGCATCGATGGGTCTGGCCGCTGGTGTAGCGACTGTGGAGAAAATCAAAGAAGTGTTGTCTCGCAAACAGTACGTGCGCATGGTCTTCGCGGCGGCGCCGTCACAAAATGAGTTGCTCGAGTATCTTTGCCGTGTAGAAGGTGTCGACTGGTCTCGCGTTGTGGCATTTCACATGGATGAGTATATCGGGTTACCCGAGGCAGCTCCACAGCGATTTGCCGCGTATCTTCAGGAACATTTGTTTGAGCACGTTCGTCCATTTGAAACGCACCTGCTTCAGTCGAACAACGATCCATCGCATGAATGTGCACGTTACGCAGGCTTGTTGTGTGAAGCCCCGATTGACATCGTGTGCCTTGGCATCGGCGAGAATGGGCACATTGCGTTCAATGACCCAGGTGTTGCAGATTTTCACGATCCGGCCGTAATCAAACCCGTTCAGCTGGACGAAGCTTGCCGAATGCAACAGGTGCACGATGGGTGTTTCCCAGACCTCGCTTCCGTACCCACGACGGCATTGACACTGACTGTGCCCACCCTGTTATCTGCTAGTCACTTAATTTGTGTTGTACCCGGTCAAACAAAGCGCGAAGCCGTGCGGAGAACCTTGACGGAATCCATTTCCTCGGATTGCCCTGCGTCTATCTTGCGGACTCACCGCGATTGCACCTTGTACTTAGACATCGAGTCATATGGGGTAACTGCAGATGGAGAGTTTTGAGACTCAGAGCATAAAGGGCCTAGATTATCGGACGGGGCGCCCGATAGAAGTAGAGGTCCTCGATGGCGTGATCCGAGATATCCGCAACATCGATGGCAGTCCACATCTGCCGTGGCTAGCACCCGGTTTCGTAGACTTGCAGGTGAATGGATTTCGTGGAGTTGATTTAAATTCACCGCCATTAACGTCCACTGATGTGATGGACATTACGCAAATGTTGTGGCGAGAAGGGGTTACCGCTTATTTGCCGACTGTCATTACGAATAGTGACGAGAAGATTGAAGCAGCGGTTCGAGCCATAGCTGAGTCCATACGCAAGTGCCCTGCTCTCGGTCCGACTATCCCAGGCATCCACTTGGAAGGGCCATTCATATCACCGCAGGATGGACCGCGTGGTGCGCACCACCACGCATATGTGAAAGCCCCAGATTGGGCGTTATTCGAACGGTGGCAGAAGGCGGCGGACGGACGCATCCGTGTGGTGACCATCTCGCCGGAGTGGCCGAATGCCGCCGAGTTCATTGCTCGTTGCGTAAGCGTGGGCGTGCGCGTCGCCATCGGGCACACATCGGCGAGCACCGAGCAGATTGCCGAAGCTGTGCGTAAGGGTGCGAGCGCATCGACGCATCTTGGAAACGGCGCTCACCCGGTTTTGCCGCGGCACCCAAATTACATTTGGGATCAGCTCGCGGAAGATGATCTCTGGTCCTGCCTTATTGGAGATGGGTTTCACTTGCCCGATTCGGTATTAAAAGTCATGATGCGCGTGAAGCGGGACAAAGCAATCCTGGTTAGCGATATGGTCGATCTTAGCGGGCTCGAGCCCGGAGAATACAAGACGCACATTGGCGGAGACGTCGTTCTGACGCCGGAGGGTAAGTTGCACCTCAAGGACCAGCCGCTCTTGTTGGCTGGATCAGTCCAGACTCAGCGTCAGGGCGTTTGGAATCTGCAGAAGAAGCAACTGTGCGGCTTGCGAGAAGCGTGGGATATGGCCTCTGTCCGACCCGCAACCTATCTCGATCTGCCCACTAAGCAAGGACTCGAGGCTGGTGCACCAGCAGACATCGTCGTCTTTGAGCTGCGTGATGAAGATATTCAAATTGTCCGCACGGTGAAACAAGGGTTTGTACTGTATGAGATGGATTCGCAATCGATCGGGGGGAATTTGCATGGCTGAGACCGTGATGACGCAGTACCTTCAGAAAATCATCGGTCACTTAGAAACACTGCATCAGGAAGAAGCGGGAGCGATTGAGAAGGCGGCTCGCCTCATAGCCGATCACGTGAAACAAGATAAGATTGTATATGTGTATGGTCCGGGCGGTCACTCGAATCTCGGGTCACAGGAACTGTTTTTCCGGGCCGGCGGGCTGATGCACATTAGTGCCATCCTAGATGAAGGAACCCTGCTGAGCGGGGGAGCACTGAGGTCTATGGCCATTGAGCGTACACCTGGTTATGGCACCATTGTGATTGACGACTACAATCTACAGGCTGGCGATATACTCATCATTGTGAATGCATATGGCATCAATTCGGCCACCATCGACGCGGCTTTAGAGGCGAAACGGCGGGGGGTCACGACTATCGGTGTGACGTCGGTGAAGCATGCGTCTAGTACGCCGGAGGACCACCCAGCTCGCCATCCGAGCAGGAAAAACTTGTTTGAGGTGGTTGACTTGGTATTGGACAGCAAGATTGTCGTCGGCGACGCGGTGGTCGAGATCGAACATCTGGATCAGCGCGTGGGAGCCATGTCGACGTTTGCGAATGCGTATTTGCTTAACTGTGTCGTGGTGGAGGCTATCCAGCTCCTTGTGCAGGAGGGCGTGACTCCGCCCATCTGGATGAGCGGCAATGCAACTGGCGGGGATGAAGCGAATGCACGATTTATTGAACGCTTCAAGGGTCGCATCAAGAAACTGTAGATACCAAAGGATCTGAAGACTACACCTTATCATTCAAAAGGAACCCCTTGTCCACCGCGTCTGTGACAGGGGGTTCGCGCTGTACACTCGTCACCGGTAAGCGAACATTGAGGCAAGTATTTTACCGAAACCATGATCAAGATGTGGTGGAAGCAGACAGTCAAAAGAATGTTTGGGTTTCCACGAGAATCACGAATATAATTAGCCAAGGTTGAGTGGGCACACCTTATCAAATTTCTGTAAGACAGCATGGATCTCAAATTAAACC
This window encodes:
- a CDS encoding AGE family epimerase/isomerase, which codes for MSMHPERTSAELLHFYKRHLNEVLLPFWQGAVDRNYGGVFTCFNNMGTTLVSRDKYVWSQGRFVWLWSKIADMCQRGVLDDDAGAYLEQARKTAVFLKRRAILDNGNCAYLLMEEGDLKEAIPGQGHDISFFVDCFVVLGFAGYAKAAGDAEVLEWALSLCDRIFTRVRLGGLRSEPYPVPEGLRAHSIPMILLHVAQELTDALQAFHHDRASEFADWTRSFAEEILGTFLQPDGSIAEMIPVAANQFSDTVLTRHVNPGHTIECMWFILHAAGQLDRTDWIPSATNTVKRAFEMGWDAKCGGLLRFVDQDGGPPRGQQTGDAYEQLILDTWDTKLWWPHSEALYTTLLSYHLTQDAAFKQLYEQTHDYVFQTFPNPDTVVGEWIQIRDRQGQPVDKLVALPVKDPYHIIRNVLLTIELLHVQVMAS
- a CDS encoding neutral/alkaline non-lysosomal ceramidase N-terminal domain-containing protein — its product is MTVLRLGIAKVDITPEYPITLAGFAHRSGTFTNVAHPLNAKIFAFAHEEQTVLLISADLIWWGPASIERLQAECKRQWGLAPMHVLFHATHTHSGPQVSDQFVPSLGTFSGNYVSWMETRVLQGVANAMANMEPVSVEMGNGAWYEGIHRRKIKDGVCIMAPNPDGPNDPTVTVVHFRTTKGQTKGVLVHATCHPTTTDENRISSEFPGVAMEQVETHLGSGVIAAYLQGFCGDVRPALREGDAFVRGTDGDVRRIGGSLAAEVIRILDSGEIAQVETGAFTVETQKVALRVREIPEAETLNHAATESGVCSEWANLLIQHPERLAPTVQLQFTLVRLADRLAFLAANAEMVVEYGLQIRQEFHNAVLPLGYTNGMIGYVPTARQIVEGGYEASESCAYFGLPSSFDEQIEIDITKAIEAFERG
- a CDS encoding glucosamine-6-phosphate deaminase, encoding MGSGFSAVMETTVDTLQVRVFENRASMGLAAGVATVEKIKEVLSRKQYVRMVFAAAPSQNELLEYLCRVEGVDWSRVVAFHMDEYIGLPEAAPQRFAAYLQEHLFEHVRPFETHLLQSNNDPSHECARYAGLLCEAPIDIVCLGIGENGHIAFNDPGVADFHDPAVIKPVQLDEACRMQQVHDGCFPDLASVPTTALTLTVPTLLSASHLICVVPGQTKREAVRRTLTESISSDCPASILRTHRDCTLYLDIESYGVTADGEF
- a CDS encoding amidohydrolase family protein; the protein is MESFETQSIKGLDYRTGRPIEVEVLDGVIRDIRNIDGSPHLPWLAPGFVDLQVNGFRGVDLNSPPLTSTDVMDITQMLWREGVTAYLPTVITNSDEKIEAAVRAIAESIRKCPALGPTIPGIHLEGPFISPQDGPRGAHHHAYVKAPDWALFERWQKAADGRIRVVTISPEWPNAAEFIARCVSVGVRVAIGHTSASTEQIAEAVRKGASASTHLGNGAHPVLPRHPNYIWDQLAEDDLWSCLIGDGFHLPDSVLKVMMRVKRDKAILVSDMVDLSGLEPGEYKTHIGGDVVLTPEGKLHLKDQPLLLAGSVQTQRQGVWNLQKKQLCGLREAWDMASVRPATYLDLPTKQGLEAGAPADIVVFELRDEDIQIVRTVKQGFVLYEMDSQSIGGNLHG
- a CDS encoding SIS domain-containing protein yields the protein MAETVMTQYLQKIIGHLETLHQEEAGAIEKAARLIADHVKQDKIVYVYGPGGHSNLGSQELFFRAGGLMHISAILDEGTLLSGGALRSMAIERTPGYGTIVIDDYNLQAGDILIIVNAYGINSATIDAALEAKRRGVTTIGVTSVKHASSTPEDHPARHPSRKNLFEVVDLVLDSKIVVGDAVVEIEHLDQRVGAMSTFANAYLLNCVVVEAIQLLVQEGVTPPIWMSGNATGGDEANARFIERFKGRIKKL